The Thunnus maccoyii chromosome 24, fThuMac1.1, whole genome shotgun sequence DNA window TGACCACCCTCTGTACCAGGCAATTTGAAGGTGTTGTCACTTTAATTATTGCTAAAATGATTTTAGCATGcccatgtgttcatgtgtggtTGTCTGTGTCTCTATTGTTCTCCCAGGCTTAAAGATGCAGTGGACCCCCGAGCACAGCCAGTGGGCCGAACAGCATTTCGACATCTCCTCCACCACGCGCTCACCAGCCCACAAGGCTGAGGCCTACAGGGCGGTACCTGGCCACCTGCAGCGCTCCGCCACCTACCAGTATGCCTGGGCCAATGATGACATCTCAGCCCTCACCGCCTCCAACCTGCTTAAGAAGTATGCCGAAAAGTATTCCGGCATTCTGGAGATGCCGGGCTCTTATTCTGAGGGCCCTGGGGTCCCAGGAGTAATGAACGGACGGAAAGGTGAATCGGAGCCCTGGCAGGATGGCGTCTATCCCATGAGCTGCATCCCCGAGGGGGTATCAGTCAGAAAGGGAGGGGTGGCGGCGGCTTCAGAGGTGGTGTCTGGCATGTGCAGCTCCCCGGGACTCGCCTCCAGCACCTTGAGCGAGCCCAGCtactccagcagcagctgtgggAGCCACACTGCCACCgccctccactcctcctccaTGCCCTCTCAGGAATACGGCCCGGCATACAGCGGCTCCTACCTGCACAGTAGTTACAGCTCCCAGTCTGCCCCCACCCCTGCACTTCCCTCCCCACTGCACAGCTCTGGGCTCCTGCAGCCACCCCCTCCACCGCCCTCCCACCCCACTTTAGTCCCAGCTTACAATGGAGGCTCCCCCAACTTGTCTAGTTATAATTACCCCCCAGCAGGCTACCCAGCTCAGAGCTCAGTCGGGCCAGGATACAGCCCTGGGGGAGCACCCCCTCCCTCTTCATACCTGCCCTCAGGCATCGCTGCACCTACACCCCTTCCCCCCTCTTCCACTTTACCTGGATACCCATACCAGAGCCACAACCTGACCCCAATCGCCCCTACACCTCTCAACAGTAGCTCCTCCAACTCACTGAAGAGGAAAGCCTTCTACATGACAGGCCAAGGAGACATAGACCCCTCTTATGGTAACTTTGGCTACAGCCAGGCTCGGAGCTCAGCTGAGAGCCCCATGTACAGGGTAGCAGACAGCAGCAGCGCAAATGGAGGCTCCAACAGTGTCAGCGGTGGTGGATTTGACAGGAGTGCTGAAAAGTCGTCTTTACCTTTTAATCCTCAGAAGCAGTCCACAATGCcgtcagagcagcagcagaggaagtaCAGCAGCCAGGCAACAGGTGGGCCACTGACTCCACCAGCCTACGTCTCCTCCACCCTAGGGGGTTCCCGCTCAGCAGACTCACTTGCCAGCTTCACCTCCCCCTCCCTCAGTGAGCAAGGTGCTGATGATCACCGTCTCCACCTCTCCCACTCAGCGCCAGGGCCtacctcctcttcatcctcttcctcctcccggCCTGCTGAAGAGCAGCTAAAAACCAGTGACCCTCACCTCTTAGACATGGTTACCTCTGAAATCGTTCAGCAGGGCCCCCCAGTGGATTGGAGTGACATTGCAGGCCTAGAACTGGCCAAAGCAACCCTGAAGGAGGAGGTCCTGTGGCCCATCCTGCGCCTGGACATGTTCAGCAGTTTAGGACCCGCCCCACGCTGCGTGTTGCTGTTTGGCCCCAGGGGCAGTGGCAGGACGTTGCTTGGTCGTTGCCTGGCCAGCCAGCTGGGGGCACCATTCCTCCAGCTCAGCGGCTCCACTTTGGCCACCAAGTGGCTGGCAGACGGAGAAAAAATTATCAGAGCATCTTTCCTGGTGGCTCGCTGCCGTCAGCCATCAGTACTCTTCATTAGTGAGGTGGACATGCTGCTGTCAGCTCACCTCAGTGAAGAGAGTCCCATCAACCGGCTCAAGGGGGAGCTACTCGCCCAGTTGGACTCGCTTCTAATGGGCTCGGGCGAGGACGGAGGCAACCAAGTGTTGGTGGTTTGCTCCACAAGCAGACCCCAGGACATGGACGAAGGGCTGCGCAGGTACTTTGCTCGGAGGGTCCTGGTGCCCCTGCCGGACAGTTCAGCCCGACACCAGATTGTGAACCAGCTCCTGGCCCAATCTCAGCACAAATACTGCTTGAGCGAGGAGGAGCTGGCGCTGCTGGTCCAGCGTACCGAGGGTTTCTCCGGACTGGACCTGGCCAGACTCTGTCAGGAGGCCCTTGTAGGTCTGTTACATGTCTCTGCACAGGGCATGGACATGACGGGTATGATGCCCAGGGGACAGATCAGGCCCCTCACTTACCAGGACTTTGAGAGTGTCTTTTGTAAATTCCAGGCCAGTATATCGCAGAAGGAGATTGACACGTACACTGAGTGGAACAAAATGTTCGGCTGCAGCCAGTGAACAGATAGATTCCGCCCTTGAGAAAAAGAGGCATCCACAATTCCTCCCCTCAGGGCAGAAGCATTGTGCTGGAGGGAAAGGCACACAGAAGGCCAATACAAGCCCACTGAGTTCTCACAAGCAGGGTTTAGATGCACTGAGAGACCTGGTTTGATGAGACAACTGGCAGTTTTGCAGTTAATGAGCAAGAGTTTTAATTTGAATGCTTGACACTCCAGAAACCCAGGCGTTGTTTACACATTGCAAGCAAGTTGGCTTCAGAAGAGACGCCCcagtgtctgtgtatatatcGTTACATTCTTGTTCTTGAGATTTAGTTGGCTATCCAAGTGCCTGAAGTGGTGCtttctgattt harbors:
- the LOC121891662 gene encoding fidgetin-like isoform X1, giving the protein MVSARTQPGLTSAPRSSAEPLPGIDETLTPHLKGRPVAKKTGLKMQWTPEHSQWAEQHFDISSTTRSPAHKAEAYRAVPGHLQRSATYQYAWANDDISALTASNLLKKYAEKYSGILEMPGSYSEGPGVPGVMNGRKGESEPWQDGVYPMSCIPEGVSVRKGGVAAASEVVSGMCSSPGLASSTLSEPSYSSSSCGSHTATALHSSSMPSQEYGPAYSGSYLHSSYSSQSAPTPALPSPLHSSGLLQPPPPPPSHPTLVPAYNGGSPNLSSYNYPPAGYPAQSSVGPGYSPGGAPPPSSYLPSGIAAPTPLPPSSTLPGYPYQSHNLTPIAPTPLNSSSSNSLKRKAFYMTGQGDIDPSYGNFGYSQARSSAESPMYRVADSSSANGGSNSVSGGGFDRSAEKSSLPFNPQKQSTMPSEQQQRKYSSQATGGPLTPPAYVSSTLGGSRSADSLASFTSPSLSEQGADDHRLHLSHSAPGPTSSSSSSSSRPAEEQLKTSDPHLLDMVTSEIVQQGPPVDWSDIAGLELAKATLKEEVLWPILRLDMFSSLGPAPRCVLLFGPRGSGRTLLGRCLASQLGAPFLQLSGSTLATKWLADGEKIIRASFLVARCRQPSVLFISEVDMLLSAHLSEESPINRLKGELLAQLDSLLMGSGEDGGNQVLVVCSTSRPQDMDEGLRRYFARRVLVPLPDSSARHQIVNQLLAQSQHKYCLSEEELALLVQRTEGFSGLDLARLCQEALVGLLHVSAQGMDMTGMMPRGQIRPLTYQDFESVFCKFQASISQKEIDTYTEWNKMFGCSQ
- the LOC121891662 gene encoding fidgetin-like isoform X2, whose translation is MISSSSVYGLKMQWTPEHSQWAEQHFDISSTTRSPAHKAEAYRAVPGHLQRSATYQYAWANDDISALTASNLLKKYAEKYSGILEMPGSYSEGPGVPGVMNGRKGESEPWQDGVYPMSCIPEGVSVRKGGVAAASEVVSGMCSSPGLASSTLSEPSYSSSSCGSHTATALHSSSMPSQEYGPAYSGSYLHSSYSSQSAPTPALPSPLHSSGLLQPPPPPPSHPTLVPAYNGGSPNLSSYNYPPAGYPAQSSVGPGYSPGGAPPPSSYLPSGIAAPTPLPPSSTLPGYPYQSHNLTPIAPTPLNSSSSNSLKRKAFYMTGQGDIDPSYGNFGYSQARSSAESPMYRVADSSSANGGSNSVSGGGFDRSAEKSSLPFNPQKQSTMPSEQQQRKYSSQATGGPLTPPAYVSSTLGGSRSADSLASFTSPSLSEQGADDHRLHLSHSAPGPTSSSSSSSSRPAEEQLKTSDPHLLDMVTSEIVQQGPPVDWSDIAGLELAKATLKEEVLWPILRLDMFSSLGPAPRCVLLFGPRGSGRTLLGRCLASQLGAPFLQLSGSTLATKWLADGEKIIRASFLVARCRQPSVLFISEVDMLLSAHLSEESPINRLKGELLAQLDSLLMGSGEDGGNQVLVVCSTSRPQDMDEGLRRYFARRVLVPLPDSSARHQIVNQLLAQSQHKYCLSEEELALLVQRTEGFSGLDLARLCQEALVGLLHVSAQGMDMTGMMPRGQIRPLTYQDFESVFCKFQASISQKEIDTYTEWNKMFGCSQ
- the LOC121891662 gene encoding fidgetin-like isoform X3; translation: MRSCLKMQWTPEHSQWAEQHFDISSTTRSPAHKAEAYRAVPGHLQRSATYQYAWANDDISALTASNLLKKYAEKYSGILEMPGSYSEGPGVPGVMNGRKGESEPWQDGVYPMSCIPEGVSVRKGGVAAASEVVSGMCSSPGLASSTLSEPSYSSSSCGSHTATALHSSSMPSQEYGPAYSGSYLHSSYSSQSAPTPALPSPLHSSGLLQPPPPPPSHPTLVPAYNGGSPNLSSYNYPPAGYPAQSSVGPGYSPGGAPPPSSYLPSGIAAPTPLPPSSTLPGYPYQSHNLTPIAPTPLNSSSSNSLKRKAFYMTGQGDIDPSYGNFGYSQARSSAESPMYRVADSSSANGGSNSVSGGGFDRSAEKSSLPFNPQKQSTMPSEQQQRKYSSQATGGPLTPPAYVSSTLGGSRSADSLASFTSPSLSEQGADDHRLHLSHSAPGPTSSSSSSSSRPAEEQLKTSDPHLLDMVTSEIVQQGPPVDWSDIAGLELAKATLKEEVLWPILRLDMFSSLGPAPRCVLLFGPRGSGRTLLGRCLASQLGAPFLQLSGSTLATKWLADGEKIIRASFLVARCRQPSVLFISEVDMLLSAHLSEESPINRLKGELLAQLDSLLMGSGEDGGNQVLVVCSTSRPQDMDEGLRRYFARRVLVPLPDSSARHQIVNQLLAQSQHKYCLSEEELALLVQRTEGFSGLDLARLCQEALVGLLHVSAQGMDMTGMMPRGQIRPLTYQDFESVFCKFQASISQKEIDTYTEWNKMFGCSQ
- the LOC121891662 gene encoding fidgetin-like isoform X4, whose product is MQWTPEHSQWAEQHFDISSTTRSPAHKAEAYRAVPGHLQRSATYQYAWANDDISALTASNLLKKYAEKYSGILEMPGSYSEGPGVPGVMNGRKGESEPWQDGVYPMSCIPEGVSVRKGGVAAASEVVSGMCSSPGLASSTLSEPSYSSSSCGSHTATALHSSSMPSQEYGPAYSGSYLHSSYSSQSAPTPALPSPLHSSGLLQPPPPPPSHPTLVPAYNGGSPNLSSYNYPPAGYPAQSSVGPGYSPGGAPPPSSYLPSGIAAPTPLPPSSTLPGYPYQSHNLTPIAPTPLNSSSSNSLKRKAFYMTGQGDIDPSYGNFGYSQARSSAESPMYRVADSSSANGGSNSVSGGGFDRSAEKSSLPFNPQKQSTMPSEQQQRKYSSQATGGPLTPPAYVSSTLGGSRSADSLASFTSPSLSEQGADDHRLHLSHSAPGPTSSSSSSSSRPAEEQLKTSDPHLLDMVTSEIVQQGPPVDWSDIAGLELAKATLKEEVLWPILRLDMFSSLGPAPRCVLLFGPRGSGRTLLGRCLASQLGAPFLQLSGSTLATKWLADGEKIIRASFLVARCRQPSVLFISEVDMLLSAHLSEESPINRLKGELLAQLDSLLMGSGEDGGNQVLVVCSTSRPQDMDEGLRRYFARRVLVPLPDSSARHQIVNQLLAQSQHKYCLSEEELALLVQRTEGFSGLDLARLCQEALVGLLHVSAQGMDMTGMMPRGQIRPLTYQDFESVFCKFQASISQKEIDTYTEWNKMFGCSQ